The genomic region tgtacaatatatttataacttttgatTAGAATTTCAAGATATCttcaattttgtttcaaaaacatttttaaatatctcaaataaaacttttttttacgttgAACCTCAATTATTTCAGAATTATCTAATATGCCCGTGAAATTTGGTTTGCAGTctcattaaaacaaaaattttaaataaacaccttatctgattcaaaataatttttaactgtaaACTAGTAATTAGTGACACCCATACAGTGGTACTAATTGAAGAATATTGAATTCAGTTTGACACacctaataaaaaataaaacataatattaggtataaatatgtttacaggttttgaaaagaataaaaagattctttattttaaagtgAGTTAATGTtttcacatataacatataATCGATCACTTATATATTGATTGTATCGTTTATATCTCCTGCACGATACCAATCTTGTATCAACACGTACCAATTGCCGATTCCGAAAACTTTGttatcattttcaaattttataaagtattcaaaaatttgttagCAACACGATAAACAATtactttcataaatttaaagtcCATTATTTTATAGGTTTGTACCAATATAAATACAATCAATATGATATTTGTTTCATATTGATGAAAATATAATGGagcaattttaacttttattctaaattttatatataaattaaaatttatatgtaaaatttagaataaaatttgaaattgctccattatattttttttatatcatatttttaataaaattcattaaactaTTATCACTTCAATAGTATTGAAAATGTGAACAGACATTGTGTGCTTTCTTATCTCTTTTATTGATCAATTTCACTTTttgcttacaatttttaatatatgggCTATAACTTCTGGTTAGTGCAGTACAGCCAGCTTTAAGTGCTTCTTGTGCCTAAGTGAAAACTACATGGTCGGTTATTCGACGATTTTACAATACGATCCATAAAGATCTCTTATAATATGAGGTACAACATAATACAAAATAACTAGCTTTTGAAAGATAAGAATGTTATAAAGTAAGATAAGGCCGCTCGAACCACCTTTAATCATATGGAGACACAAGTTACTTTCCATGCAACTTTccattacaaattaatttacaatttttttcttaccgTAGCGTAAGTTGCCATTGATAATGGAACTATATTAGCTGCTGTTAAACCAGAGGGAATAATACTTCTATAAAGAGTTATAATTAACAGTGTTTTTAATCTTGGTGAGAATTTATACCATTTTACAGCGTAGCTGAAAGAGTAagtatgataatttattatttttacaaaagaaaaaaaaataaaaagagaattctcataaaaattttatatttgaacgAAATATTTCCGTAAGTTCTACATTCTTTATATCATATCTTTATACAATAGATAGGTAAACATTATAAatcgtaatttaaattttttaaacaaaatactctctaaattttttgaagtggaatttcatctaaaagagtggaattccactttGAAAGTGTGAAAACCTTGCCACTTTTTATCAaaactggcaggattttcacacttttagagtagGATTCCacttcaaagaatttagagagtaaaactaaattttttttttttttgaaaaaaaatcttatttatattatgcacgacattataaaatactgtaaaaaaatatattacgattaattataattacgagaaaaaaaaatcaaaaatttataaatctcaGAAGTCAATATAGCAGATAGAAATTTATATAGACTTTTCAGAGTATActcgtatataataaaaaagtaattaaagtaGAATTATTCTCACATTTGGTAGAATACATTCTGACTTTCATCCATTAGCTTTTGACCAGAATAACATATGATCAAGAGTTGTGTTAACATGCCAATGATTATGAAACCAAATCTTATCATTTCTTGTAACTCATCTAATACATAAGCGATCTgtaaattaatatcattatgcatttatgtgaaatataatattattttaagtcaaatttatataatgatataataattttagttgaAATTAtcatcatatacatataatagcaTTGAGTACTCGAATAAAAGTAACGGTGACATTGATAAAACAGCGGTTAAttgaaatattctttaataaaaatttttaatttttgtcgatatatttatttttttttatttttatatagcatatatattacgttttattcttttacagatgcacattatacatatatgtataaataattgtcaTGCTTACTCGAATTCCAACCAGACTTATAGTTATACCATTaagtaataatagaaataagGTAAGAACCTGATATGCTGAATCAATAATATTGACAAACCTGTTAAACAACAATagtacaaatactttattttacataaaataaatgtagaatTATCTTGAGTacagaataattgtaaaaattattcagaAAAGAGCTTACTCTAAAGTaagttgatatttttttaagcatatTATGTATTGCtgatatatttctttctcgCTTAACAATTCAAGATCCTCATCCAAGTAAGGTTCATATTTGCTAACTTGCTTCGTGACATCCAGCTTTGATAATATCTCCTCAAACTGCTGACTGCGAAGTAGGATTCCTATTCGTATTTCATAAAGGGTTTAAAAGTATCGTATAAATGTAGGTACCTGATGATTGAAAATAAACTGCAAGCATGAGCAGTATATGCGACGTACATAGTATCGACTCCAACCATAATAATTGTGCCCAACATTATTATACTGatattgtaacaaaaaagtGGTGTATAGTACTTTTCTTGATCTATTCTTAATTCTACAGCTACTGCGAAGAATCGTGGACGTGATTCATTAAGAGGTCGTATAATGTCAAGAAAAACTGGTGTTAATGGGATTAATAAAAATGTCGTTACCATGGAGTACATCATTActgtaaaattagaaatatattcttTTGCATTAATcaatttccatataaaatttatgtacgGACAGAAAAATCGTTTCATGcggaatttctttattaaatgctTATACGTTAGTAAACAAttaaatacacagaaaaaaggAACATTCTTGTATTAAGAATGtctttattttctaaatgttaattgaaataagattataaagCGTTAAACAAAGCATGCTTTcttgaagaattttatatagtttcatcaagaaaaatatattctcattattcagCAATAATTGTTGTGAATTGAGAGGAAAAAATatcagttaaaatatatataacattctttttgaaatttattttactattatttactattatttatctCCCTTcaaatcatacaatttttgtctataaaatttcGTCTCAATTGTAgcgttttcaaaatattccacTTTCACAAAAACATTTCTTCTATCTTAAAAACTAAGTGTTgtgactttttttaatatttaattgattgatGAGATGAGTATAAGCAAGAttatcattgtttcatgtatataaacaagaatatgatataattgtatcttgcttatataaatgtaacaatgGTTGTTAAATAGAacatattagttttaatttaatactaatgtttGATATTCTTTCTTCCAGTATATATTCATtagagtaataaattatttatatatcataatCATACAcgtatattttgcattaacataACGCACTTACTCGAGtagaatattgtaaattttcgtGATATGTTAGTATAATCTTTAAGAGTTCGAAGTTCCGATTCACTCGTAAATATATTCCAATGATTATCCATAGTCTCGATTAAACGTTGAACCTGTCCGTTATAACATTATTGCGAAAATGATTAAGAACGATTTAAAAACAgaatcttattgaaataataattgaaaaaacatAGAAAACACAAGGCTGTTCCTAAACTTACCTTATCGTGATTCAAGAACTCATTTAGTAGCTTTGAGACAAAGGTAGTCAGCAAGACAATTTGATAACAGCAGTCGAAGACTATTCGCGCATCTTTCCAATGATCATACAACATCAATATCTGATAGCGGTATTTATACAACAGCGATCCATAAAACacattatgcaataaaaaattgtatttaggATAACAGTATTTCATAAATGCTGATAAGATTATTACAGATTAACatgtattaacaaataattgttACCTCGATCGAATAGTAACTTGTTTCGTACACAATGTAGCAAATCGGTATCAGACTTCTTGCGAGTTTACTTTGAAATGGCCAGACACCTAAgcacgataaaaatattttattgatactgTATTCTCGCTCAATATGCACTAGCATCATTCAGCATCTGCTTTCCGCTTGAAAGCtgtgatacaaataataaactGTGTCGAtttgtattacaattattacGATTTTTCCTATGCAAGGTGAGGCACAGGttcaaaattgcaaaatgtCAGAAACCGTTGGTGTGTCAGTTCTTTTTCCTAAGAAAATGATACCAAAACGATACCTGTTCTATGTGTAAATAACTTATAGTCTCGTATCATTATCTAAGACATAGCGTTTGACGAATAATTTTCCTAGCTCAATATTCACCTGTTTTAGTAAATTGCACGACGATGTCGCATGACATGGTAGAGTCTATCGGATAGACAGGTAGTAATTGAtcatgagaaaaataaaattgtaaaaagggaACGCATCCTATACCTTATTCTTATGACTGATATTCCCTCTTATCTCTTGCATTTTTTAGCACGAATTGCGATCGTTAATAAACGCAGGTGTAGTTGGTTTCAAGTGCTTCTTGTGCCCAAGCAAAATCGATGAATTTCCACATGTCTCTGTGGACGATGTGAAAAGAACTTTTATGGAATTATTGTCTACAAAAACTGTGCTTGCGGTATTTATTATATCACATATTATGCTTATATCCTCAATATATCTATTCGTGACTAATCGTAAATGTATTTGCAGTTTCACGCAGAATACGAGCGGAATGAGGAAACGAATTTGTTAACTGGTATGTACAAATAACACTTTTGTCTTACAATCAGCAGTATTTTTTGTATTGCACGCTTTCAGACGATCCAGGATTGTACGATACTTTCTTGCGTACTCGACCTGATCTCATGGAACTTGATgccgtaaaattaatttgtgattgGTGCACAAGATACAAGTAagtcagagagaaagagagagagagagaaattttgtttcaatattttataaaaataattatataaaattttcaagagtTCGATGTCACATAGTGCATTTGTCAAGCGCGGAATGTTTACCATTAATAAATGACACCAAAGCTCGTGGTGCACCTTTAACCGTGGAAACATGCTATCACTATTTGGTACTAGCCGCGGAAGAAATACCAGCAGGCTCTACTGAATTCAAATGTTGCCCGCCAATCAGGGGAAAGAACAATCAAgtaattagataaatattatttgcctACAAATTATGTTAATCCTTTCTGTCTAACGATTTCAATCGAAATCTTCGTGTGCCTCTGTTTTCGATAATCGGATATAATGATTCATgttaagtcaatttttaattttacatacaaatgTGTTCACAGGAACAGTTATGGCACGGTATTAAAAATGGAACGTTAGATATGATTGTTTCGGATCATTCTCCCTGTGTGCCAGAATTAAAGACTCGTGGAAATTTTTTGACTGCTTGGGGTGGTATCTCCTCATTGCAATTTGGTATGTATTacgttgtataaaatttataagagaacagaaaacataaaatgaaaatattgtaataggagaaaaagaaagaaagagataagtaaatatttcttcaaaaa from Solenopsis invicta isolate M01_SB chromosome 7, UNIL_Sinv_3.0, whole genome shotgun sequence harbors:
- the LOC105195870 gene encoding odorant receptor 63a, with the translated sequence MMLVHIEREYSINKIFLSCLGVWPFQSKLARSLIPICYIVYETSYYSIEILMLYDHWKDARIVFDCCYQIVLLTTFVSKLLNEFLNHDKVQRLIETMDNHWNIFTSESELRTLKDYTNISRKFTIFYSIMMYSMVTTFLLIPLTPVFLDIIRPLNESRPRFFAVAVELRIDQEKYYTPLFCYNISIIMLGTIIMVGVDTMYVAYTAHACSLFSIISQQFEEILSKLDVTKQVSKYEPYLDEDLELLSEKEIYQQYIICLKKYQLTLEFVNIIDSAYQVLTLFLLLLNGITISLVGIRIAYVLDELQEMIRFGFIIIGMLTQLLIICYSGQKLMDESQNVFYQIYAVKWYKFSPRLKTLLIITLYRSIIPSGLTAANIVPLSMATYATVVRAALSYFITFLSFKS
- the LOC105195873 gene encoding allantoinase, mitochondrial isoform X3, giving the protein MGRILHCNTSGRGWRCHHDRGYAFVSISCCRNSIPPTTTLDNLKIKAREAYSKTFVDVAFWGGVVPGNQHELRSLINAGVVGFKCFLCPSKIDEFPHVSVDDVKRTFMELLSTKTVLAFHAEYERNEETNLLTDDPGLYDTFLRTRPDLMELDAVKLICDWCTRYKVRCHIVHLSSAECLPLINDTKARGAPLTVETCYHYLVLAAEEIPAGSTEFKCCPPIRGKNNQEQLWHGIKNGTLDMIVSDHSPCVPELKTRGNFLTAWGGISSLQFGLSLIWTAARTRDMSLSDVSKLLSSQPAKLCGLEDRKGDLLVGMDADFVIWDPEESIKIEANDIHHKNKLTPYQGKVLFGKVIVTVLRGQFVFKEGKICDKPVGKLLLNKNVLQMIRT